Proteins found in one Cyanobacteriota bacterium genomic segment:
- a CDS encoding adenylate/guanylate cyclase domain-containing protein yields the protein MKYVQAIYPSGYLDRLSKLIDERLAPGADKAAIDARIWDLFGGEWAVMFTDLAGFSRFVADFGIIHFLQIIYESQRIFSPCIDQYDGILIKMEGDSMLVLFRQPVKAVQCAIEMQRVAKAYNQTKTDAEKILLCVGIGYGKILSIGEQDVFGAEVNAASKLGEDTARAWEILVTDSVAEALKDVPTISLEPIDTIPPGAKAAFRVNYSLEPTSPDAG from the coding sequence ATGAAATACGTACAAGCCATCTATCCTAGCGGCTACTTAGACCGATTGTCCAAGTTGATTGACGAACGGTTAGCCCCTGGAGCTGACAAAGCAGCCATCGATGCCCGCATTTGGGATCTATTTGGGGGCGAGTGGGCGGTCATGTTCACAGATTTGGCTGGCTTTTCTCGCTTTGTAGCTGACTTTGGCATCATTCACTTCTTGCAAATCATCTATGAGTCTCAACGCATCTTTAGCCCCTGCATCGACCAGTACGACGGCATCCTGATCAAGATGGAAGGGGACAGTATGCTCGTGCTGTTTCGCCAGCCAGTTAAAGCAGTGCAATGTGCGATCGAGATGCAGCGTGTAGCCAAAGCCTACAACCAAACTAAAACCGATGCAGAGAAGATCTTGCTGTGTGTTGGTATTGGCTATGGCAAGATCCTCTCCATTGGCGAGCAAGATGTGTTTGGGGCAGAGGTAAATGCTGCCAGCAAGCTAGGTGAAGACACCGCTAGAGCCTGGGAAATCCTAGTTACAGATTCAGTGGCTGAGGCTCTGAAAGACGTGCCCACCATTAGCCTAGAGCCGATCGATACCATTCCACCTGGAGCCAAAGCAGCATTCCGAGTGAATTATTCACTAGAGCCAACCAGCCCTGACGCAGGGTGA